The following are from one region of the Corylus avellana chromosome ca1, CavTom2PMs-1.0 genome:
- the LOC132162808 gene encoding CASP-like protein 1E1, which yields MESENKGSNIMGGNGMDGVENRGGKVGKQQGRGRSGSCALLVVRVLGLVFTLVAAILLGVDKQTKVVPIQLLSTLPPLDVPVTARWHYLSAFVYFVVANIMACSYAALSLVLIVTSGGASHILKSMIIILDAVMAALLFSGIGATVSVGLIGYQGNSHLQWGKVCNVFGKFCHQVVAAAVFSLLGSLAFLLIVVFSALRGQGKS from the exons atggaGAGTGAGAACAAGGGCAGCAATATTATGGGTGGGAATGGGATGGATGGGGTGGAGAATAGAGGGGGGAAGGTGGGAAAGCAGCAGGGAAGAGGAAGGAGTGGTAGTTGTGCGCTGCTAGTTGTGAGGGTTTTGGGGTTGGTGTTCACTTTGGTGGCTGCTATACTTCTTGGAGTGGACAAACAGACTAAGGTTGTTCCCATTCAGCTTCTCTCAACCCTCCCACCTCTCGATGTTCCCGTTACTGCTAGGTGGCATTACTTGTCTGCCTTCGT GTATTTTGTGGTGGCAAATATAATGGCATGTTCATATGCAGCCCTCTCTCTAGTCCTTATAGTCACAAGCGGGGGTGCAAGTCACATCTTAAAGTCGATGATCATCATCCTCGATGCGGTAATGGCGGCGTTGCTGTTCTCTGGCATTGGAGCCACCGTCTCGGTTGGCTTAATTGGGTACCAAGGGAATTCTCACCTGCAGTGGGGAAAAGTGTGTAACGTGTTTGGAAAATTTTGTCATCAAGTGGTAGCAGCTGCGGTGTTTTCTCTGCTTGGATCACTTGCATTTCTCTTGATAGTTGTCTTTTCTGCTTTGAGAGGCCAAGGAAAATCTTAG
- the LOC132167575 gene encoding uncharacterized protein LOC132167575, whose product MQVFSNARRLSRAFKSPILLYSDRFLVPDIPTVEAPLQCPSHRSFSSLTPWCSGTIQSSHLHMAQRPMYSVTSRACFSSEASTTESSPTVAVKASTTETNPTVAVKELYDKMLESVVVKRSMPPNAWLWSLIENCKSHDDIKLLFDILENLRRFRLSNLRIHANFNCNLCREITKTCARVGALDFGKKALWKHNVYGLTPSIGSAHHLLLYAKTHNDAKLMVEIMRLVKRNGLPLQPGTADIVFSICYNMDNWKLMSNYSKRFVKAGVKLRQTTFNVWMEFAAKIGDTETLWKIEKLRSESMKQHTLATGFSCAKGFLLERKPGDAADIIQVLNQSLPDAKKSGIMAETQKLVNEWPLEVIKHQEKKDKKALAKSLKSDIPAMVSGLLNMGIEARVNIEVLTGKDGILQ is encoded by the exons ATGCAAGTGTTCTCGAACGCTCGCAGACTCTCTAGGGCTTTTAAATCTCCGATTCTTCTCTACTCGGACCGATTTCTCGTTCCCGATATTCCAACCGTCGAAGCTCCTCTTCAATGTCCGAGTCACCGCAGCTTCTCTTCCCTCACACCCTGGTGCTCAG GGACGATTCAAAGCAGTCATTTGCATATGGCACAGCGCCCAATGTATTCGGTAACGTCGAGGGCATGTTTTTCTTCGGAAGCGAGTACCACCGAAAGCAGTCCCACAG TTGCTGTGAAAGCGAGTACCACCGAAACCAATCCCACAG TTGCTGTGAAGGAGCTGTATGACAAAATGCTTGAATCTGTGGTTGTCAAAAGATCGATGCCCCCAAATGCTTGGTTGTGGTCGTTGATTGAAAATTGCAAAAGCCACGATGACATTAAACTTCTGTTCGACATCTTGGAGAACCTCCGAAGATTT AGACTGTCAAATCTTCGTATTCATGCCAATTTTAATTGCAATCTATGCCGAGAAATTACTAAGACGTGCGCACGTGTAGGGGCCCTTGACTTTG GGAAGAAGGCCTTGTGGAAGCATAATGTGTATGGCTTGACTCCTAGTATTGGATCTGCCCACCATTTACTG TTATATGCTAAAACTCACAATGATGCTAAACTCATGGTGGAAATAATGAGACTTGTGAAGAGGAATGGCTTACCATTGCAACCTGGTACAGCAGATATTGTTTTCAG CATTTGTTACAATATGGATAATTGGAAGTTGATGTCCAATTACTCAAAAAGGTTTGTCAAGGCTGGAGTAAAACTGCGACAAACCACATTTAATGTATGGATGGAATTTGCTGCAAAAATAG GAGACACTGAGACACTTTGGAAAATTGAGAAATTGAGATCTGAGTCAATGAAGCAGCACACTCTTGCGACTGGGTTTTCATGTGCTAAG GGTTTTCTATTGGAACGTAAGCCTGGTGATGCTGCTGACATCATTCAAGTCTTAAATCAG AGTTTACCTGATGCCAAGAAATCAGGCATCATGGCTGAAACCCAAAAGCTGGTAAACGAGTGGCCTTTGGAGGTTATCAAGCACCAAGAAAAGAAGGATAAGAAG GCATTAGCCAAATCTTTGAAATCAGACATTCCTGCTATGGTTAGTGGTCTATTAAACATGGGTATAGAGGCTAGAGTAAATATTGAAGTTCTAACCGGGAAAGACGGCATTCTGCAATGA
- the LOC132188495 gene encoding uncharacterized protein LOC132188495, with amino-acid sequence MVKVKKPILVFLMETKLRSNKMEKVRWKLGFNNMFVVDCVGKSGGLAMLWQNEAGAEIQNFSRRHINATVNYPTGTPPWKLTCFYGHPEACKRAEAWDLLTHISRMEPEPWICFGYFNEIVSLSEKWGGSGRQRGLMEAFQKTLEDCSLADLGYRGPKYTWTNCKEDKQFTKERLDRVIANRSWCDLNREVDVVVGAALSSNHSPIFINLLGGVYGQQGQKLFRYEAHWESETKCHEIITQAWEDWGTQIDPWQNLGRRIERCKKGLQKWNNAEVGQPKKLMENKMKLFREMQDEWRWKQWAKIEWLKHGDKNSKFFHACANQRRARNKIRAIQDEHGRIAETQEEIGGIFVDYFMGQFTAGELGNMEECVGAKASRVTEEMNGRLLQPFSANEMRIALFQMAPLKAPGPDGLTVGFFQKPWNTVGPEVSKAILHTLECGLIPNDLNDTFIALIPKSKNPKSAFIPGRLITDNVLAAYETLHTMKTRMRGKKGYMAVKIDMSKAYDRVEWHFLQESRLCHWTRLTNILKTYEVASGQRLNASKTAILFSQNTRSEVKQHIIEVSGVPSSQRYDKYLGLPVLVGKSRTKEFRSIIDHVWKRLQDWKVKLLSQAGKEVLLKAVIQAIPTYCMSLFMLPKGLRSEINSIMQRFWWGNQSSGSGIHWLNWSKMGEAKNCGGMGFRDFKCFNKALLAKQYWRLWNLPNSLVSQIMAAKYYPHGSALEAQLGNKPSFAWRSIWGLGDLLKDGLVWRIGNDATVQELIDQDTRWWNVGRLEQLFSPEEIQAIMTIPISCTNKADVLIWRGTKTGSFSVRSAYFIAKSMEVRARASSSIGAQNNEAALNAFREANLQTDHGREEVSRLHVAKWVGPNPGWIKINWDAAVCIKQGIFGMGAVARDGEGTVLAAHCLVGRGSLDPYAAETWAGVQAA; translated from the exons ATGGTAAAGGTGAAGAAGCCCATCTTGGtattccttatggaaaccaagctACGAAgtaacaaaatggagaaggttcGGTGGAAACTGGGATTTAACAATATGTTCGTGGTGGACTGTGTGGGCAAAAGTGGGGGCCTGGCGATGCTGTGGCAAAACGAAGCAGGGGCGGAAATTCAAAACTTTAGCCGCAGACATATAAACGCCACTGTGAATTATCCTACGGGTACCCCTCCATGGAAGCTCACCTGTTTTTACGGACACCCCGAGGCTTGTAAAAGGGCGGAAGCTTGGGATTTGCTGACCCACATTTCACGGATGGAGCCGGAGCCGTGGATTTGCTTTggatattttaatgaaattgttaGCTTGTCTGAAAAATGGGGAGGAAGCGGACGACAACGAGGTTTGATGGAAGCTTTTCAAAAAACTTTGGAGGACTGTTCACTTGCTGATTTGGGTTATAGGGGTCCAAAGTATACTTGGACTAATTGCAAAGAAGACAAACAATTTACAAAAGAGCGGCTTGATCGTGTAATTGCCAACCGAAGTTGGTGTGACTTAAATCGGGAAGTGGATGTCGTTGTGGGGGCAGCACTTAGTTCTAACCACTCACCAATTTTCATAAATCTGTTGGGAGGTGTTTATGGACAGCAAGGTCAGAAACTATTCAGGTATGAAGCACATTGGGAGTCTGAGACAAAATGCCATGAAATAATAACTCAAGCTTGGGAGGATTGGGGCACTCAAATTGACCCGTGGCAGAATCTTGGTAGGCGTATTGAGAGGTGTAAAAAGGGACTTCAAAAGTGGAACAATGCAGAAGTGGGCcagccaaaaaaattgatggaaaataaaatgaagcttTTCCGTGAGATGCAAG ATGAATGGCGATGGAAGCAATGGGCAAAAATCGAGTGGTTAAAACATGGTGATAAAAACTCAAAGTTTTTTCACGCATGTGCTAATCAGAGGCGAGCTAGAAATAAAATCCGTGCTATTCAGGATGAACATGGGCGAATTGCAGAGACACAAGAGGAGATTGGGGGCATTTTTGTGGACTATTTTATGGGGCAGTTCACGGCAGGGGAGTTGGGGAATATGGAAGAATGTGTGGGTGCCAAAGCTAGCCGGGTCACAGAGGAGATGAATGGAAGATTGCTGCAACCTTTTTCTGCGAATGAGATGAGGATTGCTCTCTTTCAGATGGCTCCGCTTAAAGCACCAGGACCGGATGGACTCACGGTAGGTTTCTTTCAAAAACCTTGGAACACTGTGGGACCTGAGGTTAGTAAAGCCATTCTTCATACACTGGAATGTGGATTGATCCCCAATGATTTGAATGATACCTTTATAGCTTTAATCCCCAAATCCAAAAACCCCAAG AGTGCCTTCATACCTGGGCGTCTGATTACAGATAATGTATTAGCCGCTTATGAGACACTACATACAATGAAAACCAGAATGCGAGGTAAGAAAGGGTATATGGCAGTAAAGATTGATATGAGCAAAGCATATGATAGGGTGGAGTGGCATTTTCTGCAAGAG AGCAGATTGTGCCATTGGACCCGCTTGACGAATATACTCAAGACTTATGAGGTAGCATCGGGGCAAAGGCTGAATGCTTCAAAAACGGCAATCCTCTTCAGCCAAAATACCCGCTCGGAGGTGAAGCAACATATAATTGAGGTGTCAGGTGTTCCTAGCTCCCAAAGATATGACAAGTATCTAGGTCTCCCGGTGTTGGTAGGGAAATCTAGAACAAAAGAATTCAGGAGTATCATAGATCATGTATGGAAAAGACTTCAAGACTGGAAGGTAAAATTGCTCTCGCAGGCGGGgaaagaagttttattaaaggCCGTGATACAAGCCATCCCGACATATTGTATGAGTCTCTTCATGCTCCCCAAAGGGCTACGCTCCGAAATTAATTCAATaatgcaaagattttggtggggAAATCAGTCTTCCGGATCTGGGATTCATTGGTTGAATTGGAGTAAAATGGGAGAAGCTAAAAACTGTGGCGGAATGGGATTCCGGGATTTTAAGTGCTTTAATAAAGCACTCTTGGCGAAACAATATTGGAGGTTGTGGAATTTGCCGAATAGTTTAGTCTCTCAAATTATGGCGGCCAAATATTACCCTCATGGTTCAGCACTAGAGGCCCAATTGGGGAATAAGCCGTCGTTTGCATGGAGAAGTATATGGGGGTTGGGTGATCTGCTGAAAGATGGGTTGGTGTGGAGGATCGGCAACG ATGCAACAGTGCAAGAGCTAATTGACCAGGATACACGTTGGTGGAATGTGGGGCGTCTTGAGCAACTGTTCAGTCCAGAGGAGATACAAGCCATTATGACAATTCCAATAAGCTGTACAAACAAAGCTGATGTCTTGATTTGGAGGGGAACGAAGACGGGCTCTTTCTCTGTTAGAAGTGCATACTTTATTGCAAAGTCTATGGAGGTGAGAGCACGAGCAAGCAGCTCTATAGGGGCACAAAACAATGAG GCAGCGTTAAATGCATTCAGAGAAGCCAATTTGCAAACAGATCATGGAAGGGAAGAGGTTAGCAGGTTACATGTAGCCAAATGGGTAGGACCCAACCCAGGGTGGATAAAGATCAATTGGGACGCTGCAGTGTGCATCAAACAGGGCATTTTCGGCATGGGGGCAGTAGCTCGCGATGGGGAGGGCACTGTGTTGGCGGCACACTGTCTGGTGGGGCGGGGTTCCTTGGATCCCTATGCTGCAGAGACTTGGGCGGGTGTACAGGCTGCATGA